The genomic window CAGAATGCCTTCGATCTTCAGCTCCGGATTAAGGCGCTGATTGATCTTGTTGATGGTCCCTACCAGAGCGCTGATCCCCTCAAGCGCGTAGTACTCGCACTGCATGGGGATAATCACGCCGCTGGAGCAGGCCAGGGCATTGACGGTCAGGAGGTTCAGCGAGGGCGGATTGTCGAGCAGGATATAGTCGTACTCGTCCATGACCTCGAGCAGCGCCATCTTGAGACGGAACTCGCGCCGCGGCAGGCTCAGCAGCTCGACCTCGGCGGCGGTCAGGTCGCCATTGGCACCAATTACGTGGTAACCGCCCGGCACCTCGGTCAGACGCGCCTCGGCGGCGCTGGCCTGGTCGGTGAGCACATCATAGGCCGACAGCTTGAGGGTATGCTTGTCGATACCGCTGCCCATGGTGGCGTTGCCCTGGGGGTCCAGGTCGATCATCAGCACGCGCTTTTTGGTCGCCGCCAGTGAGGCCGCCAGGTTGACGCAGGTCGTTGTTTTGCCCACCCCGCCTTTCTGGTTGGTGATGGTGAGGATTTTCGCCAAGGTCAGGCTCTCCCGAGAATCAGCAGATGACGTGCACCCTCACTGCCCGGCACCCGCAGGGGATGACTGGCCTTGAGTTCGATTCCAGGCGTCAGTGCCCGGAGTTCGTCATCAGGATACAGACCTTTCATTGCAAGAAAAACACCATCTTCGCGGCACAGGTGGGCGGTCCAGTGCAGCATGGCCTCCAGCGAGGCAAAGGCGCGGGAAATCACCTGATCAAACGGTGGCCGGTCACAGCTCTCGGCCCGGCCGTTGATCACCTCGAGGTTATCGAGCCCCAGTTCCGCCTTTACCTGCTGCTGAAAACGGGTCTTTTTGCCGTTGCTGTCCAGCGTGGTCACGGCGATATCGGGGCGACAGATGGCCAGCGGTATGCCGGGCAGACCCGGGCCGCTGCCCACATCGATCAGACGCGGCCCCTGGATATGGGGCAGCACGCTGAGGCTGTCGATTAGATGACGGGCCACCATTTGCGCCGGATCACGCACGGCGGTGAGGTTGTAGGCCTTGTTCCACTTCACCAGCAATGCCAGATAGGCCATCAGCTGGTCTGCCTGTTGCTGGGTCAGCTCGATTCCCATTGCACCGCTTTGGCGCAGTAGCTGTTGCTTGAATTTTGCATCCATTAACTGGCGGCCTGCTCCTGGCTGGATTTAAAGCGGTGTTTTTTCAGGTACACCAGCAGCAGCGAAATGGCTGCTGGCGTCATGCCCTGAATACGTGATGCCTGGGCAATGCTTGCTGGCTGAACGGATTCAAGCTTTGAGCGCAGCTCGTTCGACAGACCACTGATCAGGCTGTAATCCATATCAGCGGGCAGCGCAGTATTTTCCTGGCGCTGCATCTGCTCGATTTCCTCGCGCTGGCGATCAATGTAGCCGGCGTACTTGAACTGGATTTCGACCTGCTCGGCCACCTGCGGATCAACCTCAGGCCCACCGGCCGCGGCGGCAACATCGCGGTACTCAAGCTCTGGGCGCTTGATCAGGTCCGCCAGATTGTATTCCCGCGTCAGCGGGGTTTTCAGTTTGGCGTTCAGCACAGTAGCGCGATCACTGCCGGGCTGCACCCAGGTTTCACGCAGGCGCTGCTTTTCCAGCTCTATGGCTTCGCGCTTGATGCAGAAATGCGCCCAGCGTGCATCGTCGACCAACCCAAGCTCGCGGCCTTTTTCGGTCAGGCGCAGGTCGGCATTGTCTTCACGCAGTATCAGGCGGTATTCGGCCCGGCTGGTGAACATGCGGTACGGCTCAGCGGTGCCGTGGGTAATAAGGTCGTCCACCAGCACACCGATATAGGCCTCGTCGCGGCGCGGATGCCAGGCATCACGCTCGAAGGCGCGGTTGGCCGCATTGATACCCGCCAGCAGACCCTGGGCGCCGGCTTCTTCGTAACCGGTAGTGCCGTTGATCTGACCGGCAAAGAAGAGCCCGTGCAGATGCTTGGTCTCCAGGCTGTGCTTGAGATCCTGGGGGTTGAAAAAATCGTACTCGATGGCATAGCCGGGCCTGGTGATATGCGCCTGTTCGAAACCGCGGATTGAACGCACGGCCTCGAGCTGAATATCGAACGGCAAACTGGTGGAAATACCGTTGGGGTAAAGCTCGTGTGTCGTCAGGCCTTCGGGCTCGACAAACACCTGGTGCGAAGTCTTGTCGGCAAAACGCATGATCTTGTCTTCCACCGAGGGGCAGTAACGTGGACCAGCACCTGCAATCACACCGGTGTAGAGCGGCGAACGGTCGAGCCCCTTGCGCAGAATCTCGTGTGTCTGTTCGTTGGTATGGGTGATGTAGCAGCTGACCTGACGGGGGTGCTGGCTCAGTTTGCCCATGAAGGACATCACCGGTACCGGAGTATCACCCGGCTGTTCCTGCATCACCGAAAAATCCACAGAGCGGGCATCAATACGCGGCGGGGTGCCGGTTTTCAGACGATCAACCCGCAGTGGCAATTCACGCAAACGGTCTGCCAGAGCGATGGATGGTGGATCACCGGCACGACCGGCGGAGTGATTTTTCAGACCAATATGAATCAGGCCACCGAGAAAAGTACCGGCGGTCAGCACCACCGAGGTGGCGTGGAATCGAATGCCCGTCTGGGTGACCACACCGCGGACTGTATCGCCTTGCATAATCAGATCATCGGCGGATTGCTGGAAGATCTGCAGGTTGGGCTGATTTTCCAGTATCTCGCGAATGGCGGCCTTGTACAGGATGCGGTCAGCCTGGGCACGGGTTGCTCTCACCGCCGGACCCTTGCGGGAATTCAGTACCCGAAACTGGATACCGCCCAGATCCGTCGCTGTCGCCATGGCACCGCCCAGGGCATCGATCTCTTTCACCAGATGACTTTTGCCAATACCCCCGATGGCTGGGTTGCATGACATCTGTCCGAGGGTCTCGATATTGTGAGTGAGCAACAGGGTTTTGGCACCCATGCGTGCAGCGGCTAATGCGGCTTCAGTGCCTGCATGACCTCCACCAATCACGATTACGTCGAAACGACCTGGATAATCCACCGATCTGTACCTCTGGTTGAGTATTGCCCGTCTGACAGACGAGTCAGTCGTAAAATGGGCGCTAAGTATACTCCCATGTTGTCGATTAGAAAATGTTCAAAAAATGAACACTCCCTTTGTCCAACGCTTTGTGTTCTTAAAGAGTTAAATATATTTTTCTTTATATATGTGTTTAATGATTGTTGTTGTTATTAGTAAAGCGACTTTTTGTTTAAAAGTCAATTTTATTGATATAAAACAAAGTCTTGCGTGAGTTGTTAGGTTGTTATGAAGGTGCTATCGGATGGGGGTGCAAGCGTTGCATAGCCTGTTGATGAAACCGGTGGTTATGCACAGGGCTGGTTATGCACAGTGATATCCAAAGGGCTGTCCCGTAGATACGCACAGGATAAAATCGACCCGGATCGCTGGAGCAAATATTTGCCGCTGCTGTGCCCTTTCTGTCAACAAGCTGTTGGCAAGACGAGGTCTTATCCACAACGGCTCAATTCGAGTGTACTTTCCTCCATATGCTGCAGTTTTAAGCCGGGGCTTCTAACCCGGCCGTGTTGACAGTTTCTGTGTTTAAATAGAATAAATGTATAAAATACAGCTAGTTATATATTGAACAACTCAGTTCATTAGCTGTTGTCTCATGGGGGTATAGCAGGTGCATAGTCACTGAATAAGCCTCTGTGTATAACCTCGGTTTAGGTGTCACTCGCCGCTTCGTTGTGTGTAACCTTATTCCTGTGAGTAAGTATTTTGCCATTATTGCCTGTGGATACTTTGCGATTTAGTGGAGACCTCGCCTGTATTATTCAAAAGTCTATATTGATGGTTCGAGATTCGATAGCTCGCTGAGAAAGCTGTTGAGATAGCCCGTCGAGATGTCCGCCGATCTGATCCGTTTGGACGCCGCCGATCCTGGCCCCTCCCGGGGTTGCAGGTCGGGTGATTTTTGGTAATGACCCGGTGAGTATTTGTCGATTTACAGCGTCTCTGGTTAGCGTATTTTTGACGCCACAATAACGACAATATGCTGCCTTTAAAGGTGAGTTATGCCCGATCAAAACCCGTGCTCAGACAAGCTTTCTGTCGTAGAGGCCCCGCTGCGCAATCCCGTCACGCCAGAAACGCACCGTGCGGCCAGGCGTTATCGTCTGCAGCGTGTGCGCGAGCAACTGCTGGCAAATGACTGCACTGCCATGCTGCTGTACGACCCGGTGAATATACGTTACGCCACCGACAGTTCGAACATGCAGGTCTGGACGCTGCACAACTATGCCCGCTATGCGCTGGTGTTTGCACAGGGGCCGGTGATCCTGTGGGAGTTCCACAATTGCGAGCACCTGCTGGCCGGCAATGAGCTGATCGACGAGATTCGCCCGGCGCTGAACTGGAGCTACTTTGGTGCGGGCTCGCGCATGGGCGAAAAAGCCGCACTCTGGGCTGCCGAGATCGCGGATCTGGTACGCCACTATGGCGGCAAGGGTGCGCGGCTG from Marinobacterium aestuarii includes these protein-coding regions:
- a CDS encoding ParA family protein — translated: MAKILTITNQKGGVGKTTTCVNLAASLAATKKRVLMIDLDPQGNATMGSGIDKHTLKLSAYDVLTDQASAAEARLTEVPGGYHVIGANGDLTAAEVELLSLPRREFRLKMALLEVMDEYDYILLDNPPSLNLLTVNALACSSGVIIPMQCEYYALEGISALVGTINKINQRLNPELKIEGILRTMFDPRMSLTRDVSNHLVDYFGDQVYRTVIPRNVRLAEAPSHGLPALMYDKSSRGALAYLALAGELIRKTAQGKVAQAADAAAADKAQVQETN
- the rsmG gene encoding 16S rRNA (guanine(527)-N(7))-methyltransferase RsmG, whose translation is MDAKFKQQLLRQSGAMGIELTQQQADQLMAYLALLVKWNKAYNLTAVRDPAQMVARHLIDSLSVLPHIQGPRLIDVGSGPGLPGIPLAICRPDIAVTTLDSNGKKTRFQQQVKAELGLDNLEVINGRAESCDRPPFDQVISRAFASLEAMLHWTAHLCREDGVFLAMKGLYPDDELRALTPGIELKASHPLRVPGSEGARHLLILGRA
- the mnmG gene encoding tRNA uridine-5-carboxymethylaminomethyl(34) synthesis enzyme MnmG translates to MDYPGRFDVIVIGGGHAGTEAALAAARMGAKTLLLTHNIETLGQMSCNPAIGGIGKSHLVKEIDALGGAMATATDLGGIQFRVLNSRKGPAVRATRAQADRILYKAAIREILENQPNLQIFQQSADDLIMQGDTVRGVVTQTGIRFHATSVVLTAGTFLGGLIHIGLKNHSAGRAGDPPSIALADRLRELPLRVDRLKTGTPPRIDARSVDFSVMQEQPGDTPVPVMSFMGKLSQHPRQVSCYITHTNEQTHEILRKGLDRSPLYTGVIAGAGPRYCPSVEDKIMRFADKTSHQVFVEPEGLTTHELYPNGISTSLPFDIQLEAVRSIRGFEQAHITRPGYAIEYDFFNPQDLKHSLETKHLHGLFFAGQINGTTGYEEAGAQGLLAGINAANRAFERDAWHPRRDEAYIGVLVDDLITHGTAEPYRMFTSRAEYRLILREDNADLRLTEKGRELGLVDDARWAHFCIKREAIELEKQRLRETWVQPGSDRATVLNAKLKTPLTREYNLADLIKRPELEYRDVAAAAGGPEVDPQVAEQVEIQFKYAGYIDRQREEIEQMQRQENTALPADMDYSLISGLSNELRSKLESVQPASIAQASRIQGMTPAAISLLLVYLKKHRFKSSQEQAAS